The Rana temporaria chromosome 4, aRanTem1.1, whole genome shotgun sequence genome contains a region encoding:
- the LOC120938126 gene encoding uncharacterized protein LOC120938126 has product MSDSADSDVQQNKRTKRQKSRGPIYTKEENAALVAAVSKEKVTLFCQSVPASEKSAAWERVRDSVNAVSKFHRPTNGVRHRFYDCRATVTKKMQRLRLGQNRGKPIKLREWEAELRDVLLAEDVPGFSSRGQNHRAGDQETSSLEGSAPTPSTSYQQHSGESCIQDPPASASGRTIAPPQDQQYHPERRVQCSPHSPVLLLERLEIQPEITPIIPQTPDFSPGPEEEHRGQGSFIQPPHALMPPTAVPPFPTVQEIILRELIELRCDNRKLQRKVKRLTRLTHQLSRQQTESFEIILARASQQHN; this is encoded by the exons atgTCAGATAGTGCGGACTCAGATGTGCAGCAGAACAAGCGAACCAAGAGACAGAAATCAAGGGGACCCATATATACCAAAGAGGAGAATGCTGCATTGGTTGCTGCAGTATCAAAAGAAAAAGTGACACTCTTCTGCCAATCCGTGCCAGCATCTGAGAAGTCAGCAGCCTGGGAACGAGTCCGGGACTCCGTGAATGCGGTCTCCAAGTTTCACAGGCCCACCAATGGCGTCAGACACAg GTTCTATGATTGTCGGGCAACGGTTACAAAGAAGATGCAGAGGCTTCGACTGGGACAAAACCGAGGAAAGCCTATCAAGTTGCGAGAGTGGGAGGCGGAGCTAAGAGATGTCCTTCTGGCAGAGGATGTCCCTGGATTCAGCAGCAGGGGTCAAAATCATAGAGCTGGTG ATCAAGAAACATCATCCTTGGAAGGATCAGCTCCAACTCCAAGTACATCCTATCAACAACATTCTGGTG AAAGCTGCATTCAAGACCCTCCAGCATCGGCTTCTGGCAGGACCATTGCTCCTCCTCAGG ATCAGCAATACCACCCTGAGAGGAGAGTACAGTGCAGCCCGCACTCTCCTGTTCTTCTTTTGGAGAGGCTGGAGATTCAGCCAGAGATTACCCCTATCATTCCCCAGACTCCTGATTTCTCCCCCGGCccagaggaggagcacagaggacaagGTTCATTCATTCAGCCACCCCATGCCCTGATGCCACCTACTGCTGTACCGCCTTTCCCAACTGTGCAGGAGATCATTCTGAGGGAGCTTATAGAATTAAGGTGTGACAACCGAAAACTACAACGAAAGGTCAAAAGGCTTACCCGGCTTACCCATCAGTTGAGCAGGCAGCAAACTGAGAGTTTTGAAATAATTTTGGCCCGGGCAAGCCAACAACACAATTAG